ATCGTCACAGAACAGAAGGTCGGTGCGGACCGGAGCGGTAATGCAGTCGTTGCGCAGGATCTCCTGGACGAGTTGCCCGTCACCCCAGCCGGCGTAACCCAGGAGCAGCCGGAACGATGCCGGCGGTTCCCCGGCGAGGCTCTCGAGATCGCCGAGGTGCTGGGTCAGCGCGACTCCGGGGCAGATCTCCAACCGCTCCTCGTCGTCTTTTTCGGAGTTGAACAGCAGAGTGCCGAGCTGAGGCTGAACCGGCCCGCCGAAGAACGCCAGGGAGCCTTCGTCCCCCAGCCACGGGATCTCCAGATCCTCGAGGATCTCGGCGATCTTCACGCCCGTGGGCCGGTTGACGATGAATCCGTGGCTACCCTCCTTCTGATGCTGGAGCAGCAGGACGACGCTCTTGTAGAAGAACGGATCCATCACCTGCGGCATCGCGAGCAGGAGAATCGGGGTCTGAAGGTCGTCCGCCTCGCTCATCGTTCCATACTAGCAGACCGTCCGAGTCCGCGAGGACGTTCTTGAGATACACTCATGTCCTGTCTTGCCGCAGGAGGGCAGCCTCCGCAAATCAGCATTCTCGATAAAACAGAAGGGGCGAGTCTCCCATGAAAGATAGTTTCTCTACGCTCAAGACAATCCGGATCGGAGACCGCGGGCTGCGCATCGCCAGTCTCGAAGCCCTCGACGCCCAGGGCCACCAGGTCGGCCGCCTGCCCTACGCCACCCGCATCCTGCTCGAGAATCTGCTGCGGCGCGAGAACGGCGCCGACGTCACCGCTTCCGACATCGAGGCGATCATCGGCTGGCAGCCCGACGCGGTGCCCAGCGTCGAAATCGCTTTCATGCCGGCACGCGTGCTGCTCCAGGACTTCACCGGCGTGCCGGCGGTGGTGGATCTGGCGGCGATGCGCGACGCCATGGTCGCGATGGGCGGCGACGCCGGCAAGATCAACCCGCTGCAGCCCGTCGAGCTGGTGATCGACCACTCGGTGCAGGTCGACGAATACGGCTCGAAGGCGGCGCTTTTGATCAACGCCGAGCGCGAGTTCGAGCGCAA
This genomic stretch from bacterium harbors:
- a CDS encoding YqgE/AlgH family protein, which produces MSEADDLQTPILLLAMPQVMDPFFYKSVVLLLQHQKEGSHGFIVNRPTGVKIAEILEDLEIPWLGDEGSLAFFGGPVQPQLGTLLFNSEKDDEERLEICPGVALTQHLGDLESLAGEPPASFRLLLGYAGWGDGQLVQEILRNDCITAPVRTDLLFCDD
- the acnA gene encoding aconitate hydratase (catalyzes the conversion of citrate to isocitrate) translates to MKDSFSTLKTIRIGDRGLRIASLEALDAQGHQVGRLPYATRILLENLLRRENGADVTASDIEAIIGWQPDAVPSVEIAFMPARVLLQDFTGVPAVVDLAAMRDAMVAMGGDAGKINPLQPVELVIDHSVQVDEYGSKAALLINAEREFERNFERYAFLRWGQGAFDNFKVVPPATGIVHQVNLEYLARGTMTGEGEVPFAYPDTLVGTDSHTTMINGLGVLGWGVGGIEAEAAMLGQPISMLIPQVVGFHLSGEMPEGATATDLVLRVTEMLRSH